A portion of the Mesobacillus sp. AQ2 genome contains these proteins:
- a CDS encoding BglG family transcription antiterminator produces MSLDQRSNAILAYLVQADSNVPIKELTEKFKISRRTVYYDIEKINSWLKDQKLPEVNYVRSVGFHLEEEARSQIPELIGTSAGVWHYEYSPDERKALIAIYLMAREAPIFLEDLMGKTRVSRNTTLEDVKGLKNELSRFGLELKSDRKSGYLILGDEDDKRKAIVFYLQQVLSDQKLQTIINQIPLLINQNREELNLFDFEKLKAVHGILVETEKELNVVFTDDFMQNLSLRLLLFGRRLAQGKRIEIDPVEKEVLKEASEFEAAKEIGAKLSRLFGVHFPEDEIFYLTKHLLSSRVQFSEARDENISPMLEQVADSMVTDFQKYACVFFEDINEIKKNLLLHIKPAYYRLKYGLEDQSDSAELIKDKYQVIFQLTKKVVHHLEEAAGNSANDNEVALIATHFGGWMRRVDAKPPERKTALLVCTKGLGTSKLLQHQLEGLFSTVDIYGSVSLREYEKNLIDADFIISTIPLEKSDKPVFVVSPILSDAEKEGLLKKVNALVDDSAPHQKRASAEILLDLIGQYADIHNRDALERELKRFLSAPVQKVATAEKPSLADILPVENILIREGASDWKHAIKLAAEPLLNKGSITRDYIKAMIDSLIKMGPYIVIAPKFAIPHARPEDGVNKLGMSLLKLDSSVDFSDKGTHPVNLILVLAATDGESHLKALGELTDLLGNQANIEEIIASESPKNIFELLTAHKV; encoded by the coding sequence ATGTCATTGGATCAACGAAGTAATGCCATATTGGCCTATTTAGTCCAGGCGGATTCCAATGTGCCGATCAAAGAACTTACGGAAAAATTCAAGATTTCGCGGAGGACGGTCTACTACGATATTGAAAAAATTAATTCGTGGCTTAAAGACCAGAAGCTTCCTGAAGTGAACTATGTAAGGTCTGTCGGCTTCCATTTGGAAGAGGAAGCGAGAAGTCAAATTCCAGAACTGATTGGTACATCTGCTGGTGTCTGGCACTATGAATATTCCCCCGATGAGCGTAAGGCTCTGATCGCGATTTATTTGATGGCCAGGGAGGCACCTATTTTTCTAGAGGATTTAATGGGAAAAACAAGGGTCAGCAGAAACACCACGCTGGAAGATGTTAAAGGCTTAAAGAACGAGCTATCCAGGTTTGGACTTGAGCTTAAGTCGGATCGAAAGTCCGGATACCTGATCCTTGGAGATGAAGATGATAAACGAAAGGCAATCGTGTTTTATCTTCAGCAGGTTTTATCGGATCAGAAACTGCAGACGATTATTAATCAAATTCCATTGCTTATCAACCAAAACCGTGAGGAATTGAACCTTTTTGATTTTGAAAAATTGAAAGCGGTTCACGGAATATTGGTAGAAACGGAAAAGGAACTGAATGTCGTTTTTACGGATGATTTCATGCAGAATCTTTCTTTAAGGCTCCTTTTATTCGGAAGAAGGCTCGCGCAGGGCAAGAGGATTGAAATTGATCCTGTTGAAAAAGAAGTTCTTAAGGAAGCAAGTGAGTTCGAAGCGGCAAAGGAAATAGGCGCCAAGCTTTCCAGGTTGTTTGGAGTTCATTTTCCGGAGGATGAAATATTTTATCTGACCAAGCATTTGCTAAGCTCAAGAGTCCAGTTTTCCGAAGCCAGGGATGAGAATATCTCACCTATGCTTGAACAGGTTGCTGATTCCATGGTTACAGATTTTCAAAAATATGCCTGTGTATTTTTTGAAGATATCAATGAAATCAAAAAGAATCTCCTTCTTCATATAAAACCTGCCTACTACCGGCTGAAATATGGGCTGGAGGACCAAAGTGATTCCGCTGAATTGATCAAGGACAAGTATCAGGTTATTTTTCAACTGACAAAAAAAGTTGTCCACCATCTTGAGGAGGCAGCGGGAAACTCGGCCAACGACAACGAAGTAGCACTGATTGCCACTCATTTTGGCGGCTGGATGAGAAGGGTTGACGCTAAGCCTCCAGAACGAAAAACTGCGTTGCTGGTTTGCACGAAGGGGCTAGGCACTTCCAAATTGCTGCAGCATCAGCTGGAAGGGCTGTTCTCTACTGTTGATATTTATGGAAGCGTTTCACTTCGGGAATATGAAAAAAACCTGATTGACGCCGACTTTATCATCTCGACCATTCCGCTTGAAAAAAGCGATAAGCCGGTTTTTGTCGTATCTCCGATTTTATCGGATGCTGAAAAAGAGGGACTTTTAAAAAAGGTTAATGCGTTGGTTGATGACTCGGCTCCACACCAAAAAAGGGCTTCAGCCGAGATCCTGCTTGACTTGATTGGCCAATATGCCGACATTCATAACCGAGATGCGCTTGAAAGGGAGCTGAAACGGTTTTTGTCTGCTCCCGTCCAGAAAGTGGCAACGGCAGAAAAGCCTTCTCTTGCTGACATTCTTCCTGTTGAAAACATTTTGATAAGGGAAGGGGCAAGCGATTGGAAGCACGCTATAAAGCTGGCTGCCGAGCCACTTTTGAATAAAGGATCTATCACCCGTGATTATATTAAAGCCATGATTGATTCGCTGATTAAAATGGGTCCTTATATCGTGATCGCGCCAAAATTCGCGATCCCGCATGCACGCCCGGAAGATGGAGTGAATAAGCTTGGCATGAGCCTTTTAAAACTGGACAGCAGTGTCGATTTTTCCGATAAAGGAACTCACCCGGTCAATCTTATACTCGTTCTTGCAGCTACCGATGGAGAATCCCATTTAAAGGCACTCGGTGAGCTGACGGACCTATTGGGAAATCAGGCAAATATAGAAGAAATAATAGCTTCAGAATCACCAAAAAATATTTTTGAATTACTAACAGCTCATAAGGTCTAG
- a CDS encoding D-aminoacylase, protein MKSLSKNILSLTLSVVLLVGILFVGYPQTGQSKEKTKQEFDLILQDGTIIDGTGSKRYKADIGISDGYIQSIGNLDDASGKNEINVSGKIVSPGFIDMHSHADTDVLTTAKSSLTQGVTTEMISPDGGGPVDLSYLSELEEKGLAINVGSYIGFNSVWEGVVGYDDRRATPEEISDMQSLIETALQKGAWGISAGLFYAPGNYAKIQEVIDVVSVAEKWRTNFPNHIRNENYHVLEATSETIEIGESAGIVPVITHMKVMGPSNWGKSVETIKMIQDANKRGTFAAADQYPYLASQTGLTAIVPQWIQDGGREEMLKRFADPAMRTQIEEEIHATIASRVRDAGDVYFPTKQTTLGDIAAEQGVSPGEATMQILEQEGNIRTIYFFGHQEDFERILKNPTTAIASDGGATVSSSTHPRRYGTQPRVLGKIVREDGLLSLEEAVQKMTGLPANIIGMVDRGFIAEGMAADITVFDPNIVTDKATFDNPKQYAEGIENVIIDGQFAIKNGDVTGVQAGKALKRSYDMPSRPMSLNEAHKVSAKGQLVNDKTQGPKIKIMVEQNADQSQSKAKLQIIDKKNNIHIELDELGFLQTYKGWASFTGTVKLKKSERSVPVLVTVDEEDPFTGKETIRIKIGEEYLYSGTLNGELEVY, encoded by the coding sequence GTGAAAAGTTTAAGCAAAAATATTCTGTCTCTAACATTATCTGTTGTTTTGCTTGTGGGAATTTTATTTGTAGGGTACCCTCAAACCGGCCAATCAAAGGAGAAAACCAAACAGGAATTTGATTTAATCCTTCAGGATGGCACAATTATTGACGGTACTGGTTCCAAACGCTATAAGGCGGATATTGGAATATCTGATGGGTATATTCAATCGATTGGAAACTTGGATGATGCCAGTGGAAAAAATGAAATCAATGTTTCGGGTAAAATTGTTTCTCCAGGATTTATTGATATGCACAGCCATGCAGATACAGATGTACTTACAACAGCAAAAAGCTCATTAACCCAAGGGGTTACGACTGAAATGATAAGCCCGGATGGAGGAGGCCCGGTTGACCTTTCCTATCTGTCCGAGCTGGAAGAAAAGGGACTTGCCATCAATGTGGGGAGCTATATTGGATTTAATTCGGTTTGGGAAGGAGTCGTGGGATATGACGACCGCCGTGCCACTCCTGAAGAAATTTCCGATATGCAGTCACTGATTGAAACAGCCCTCCAAAAAGGAGCCTGGGGAATTTCTGCAGGATTATTCTACGCTCCCGGGAACTATGCAAAAATACAGGAAGTCATTGATGTTGTCAGTGTTGCCGAAAAGTGGAGAACCAATTTTCCAAATCACATCAGAAATGAAAATTATCACGTTCTCGAAGCAACCTCTGAAACGATTGAAATAGGTGAAAGTGCAGGAATCGTCCCGGTTATTACTCATATGAAGGTAATGGGGCCGAGCAACTGGGGTAAATCTGTGGAAACGATTAAAATGATACAGGATGCCAATAAGCGGGGAACATTTGCAGCGGCCGACCAGTATCCTTACCTGGCCAGCCAAACAGGCTTAACTGCGATTGTTCCTCAGTGGATTCAGGATGGCGGCCGGGAAGAGATGCTCAAGCGCTTTGCGGATCCTGCCATGCGCACACAGATTGAAGAAGAAATCCACGCGACCATTGCCAGTAGGGTAAGAGATGCTGGTGACGTCTACTTTCCGACTAAGCAAACAACGTTAGGGGATATAGCCGCAGAACAAGGTGTTTCACCTGGAGAAGCGACTATGCAGATCCTTGAACAAGAAGGGAACATTAGAACCATCTATTTCTTTGGCCACCAGGAGGATTTTGAACGGATACTTAAAAACCCTACGACCGCCATTGCTTCTGATGGAGGAGCAACTGTTTCAAGCAGCACTCATCCGAGAAGGTATGGAACTCAGCCTAGGGTTCTAGGAAAGATTGTAAGAGAAGATGGGTTATTATCTTTGGAAGAAGCTGTTCAAAAAATGACAGGCCTTCCTGCCAATATCATAGGAATGGTTGACCGCGGATTTATTGCTGAAGGAATGGCAGCTGATATTACGGTATTTGATCCCAATATAGTAACTGATAAGGCTACATTTGATAATCCAAAGCAGTATGCGGAAGGGATTGAGAATGTGATTATCGATGGGCAGTTCGCCATAAAGAACGGTGACGTAACTGGTGTGCAGGCAGGAAAAGCTCTTAAGCGCAGCTACGACATGCCAAGCCGTCCAATGAGTCTCAATGAAGCTCACAAAGTTTCGGCCAAGGGACAGCTCGTTAATGATAAAACTCAAGGGCCTAAGATTAAAATTATGGTTGAGCAAAATGCTGATCAATCTCAATCAAAAGCTAAACTTCAAATTATCGACAAGAAGAACAATATCCATATTGAACTTGATGAACTTGGATTCCTGCAGACCTATAAAGGCTGGGCTAGCTTTACAGGAACTGTGAAATTAAAGAAATCCGAAAGATCCGTCCCTGTTCTTGTCACTGTTGATGAGGAGGATCCTTTCACTGGGAAAGAAACAATTCGTATTAAGATTGGTGAAGAATACCTGTACAGCGGTACTTTGAATGGAGAATTAGAGGTATATTAA